ACCCGAATGAAAAGAGCCGTCCGGACGAAGCCGGAGAAATCCTGGACGCGCTGACGGTGATGCCGCGCCCGTCCGAGCTGGAAGCCGCGGAGGGATTCGGACCATCCAGCATGGTGGCGCGCGACCGCCTGGACCATCAGCACGCGCCGGAGCGCAGGCGCGGCTGCCGCATGCCTGCTTATTTCACGCCTGAATTCGTCAGGGATGAAATCGCCGCGGGCCGCGCCCTTATTCCCGCCAACATCAACCACCCGGAATGCGAGCCCATGGCCATAGGCCGCAATTTCCTGGTGAAAATCAACGCCAACATTGGCAATTCCGCCCTTGGCTCCAGCATTGAGGAGGAAGTGGAGAAACTGCGCTGGGCCATCCACTGGGGAGCGGACACGGTAATGGACCTGTCCACCGGGAAAAACATCCATGCCACGCGCGAGTGGATTCTGCGCAACTCCCCCGTTCCCATCGGCACCGTTCCCATTTACCAGGCGCTGGAAAAAGTGGGTGGAAAGGTGGCGGACCTGGGCTGGGATATTTTCCGGGACACCCTCCTTGAGCAGGCCCGCCAGGGCGTGGACTACGTGACCGTGCACGCCGCCCTGCTGCTCAGGTTTGTGAACCATACGGCCCGACGCATGACCGGGATCGTCTCCCGCGGCGGTTCCATCATGGCCCAGTGGAGCATGATCCACGAGCAGGAAAACTTTCTTTACACCCATTGGGATGAAATTTGCTCCATTCTGGCGGCGTACGACATTGCCGTCTCCATCGGCGACGGGCTGCGCCCCGGTTCCGTGGCGGACGCCAACGACTTCGCCCAGCTTGCAGAATTGGAAATCCAGGGGGACCTGACCATGCGCGCCTGGCGTGCCGGCGTCCAGGTGATGAACGAGGGCCCGGGCCATGTGCCCATGCACCTCATTGCGGAAAACATGAACAAGCAGCTTGAATGGTGCATGGAAGCCCCCTTCTACACGCTTGGACCGCTGGTGACGGACATTGCTCCGGGCTACGACCATATCACCGGAGCCATCGGCGGGGCGATCATCGGCCAGCGCGGCTGCGCTATGCTCTGCTACGTCACCCGCAAGGAACACCTGGGCCTGCCGGACAGGGAGGACGTGCGGGAAGGTGTGGTCACCT
This genomic stretch from Akkermansia biwaensis harbors:
- the thiC gene encoding phosphomethylpyrimidine synthase ThiC; its protein translation is MNDTAKLSYPGSRRVYIPGRLHPDVQVPMREVVLSDTLLPDGTTHPNDPVRIYDCSGPWGDGAYEGSAEQGLPALRAAWIRSRGDVREVGAEKGPCLQAAGENPVTQRHYALNGLITPEMEFVAIRENLGREQAFKAVYDRYPNEKSRPDEAGEILDALTVMPRPSELEAAEGFGPSSMVARDRLDHQHAPERRRGCRMPAYFTPEFVRDEIAAGRALIPANINHPECEPMAIGRNFLVKINANIGNSALGSSIEEEVEKLRWAIHWGADTVMDLSTGKNIHATREWILRNSPVPIGTVPIYQALEKVGGKVADLGWDIFRDTLLEQARQGVDYVTVHAALLLRFVNHTARRMTGIVSRGGSIMAQWSMIHEQENFLYTHWDEICSILAAYDIAVSIGDGLRPGSVADANDFAQLAELEIQGDLTMRAWRAGVQVMNEGPGHVPMHLIAENMNKQLEWCMEAPFYTLGPLVTDIAPGYDHITGAIGGAIIGQRGCAMLCYVTRKEHLGLPDREDVREGVVTYKLAAHAADLAKGHPSAQWRDNALAQARFEFRWEDQFNLSLDPQKARSYHDLTLPHANAKKAHFCSMCGPDFCAMRLSQDIRRRSAGK